The nucleotide sequence AGGGTGCCAGCGGGCTGGTGCTGGCGCTCCTTCAGGCGCGGGAAGCGCGCGAACTCGCGCTCGATGGCGTTGTCGACGAAGGCCTTGTCGGCGCGGCGCGAGTAGGCGCCGAGCATCAGGTTCTCGCGCACGGTCTGGTCAGGGAACACGCCGCGGCCCTCGGGCGACAGCGCCACGCCCAGGCCCACGCGCTGGTGTGGCGGCACCTGCGTGCAGTCCTTGCCGTCGATCAGCACGCGGCCCTGGGCCACGGGCTCGAGGCCGACGATGCTCTTGAGCAGGGTGCTCTTGCCGGCGCCGTTGGCGCCGATGATGGTGACGACCTCGCCCGCGCGCACTTCGAGGCTCACGCCCTTGACGGCCTCGATGGCGCCGTACGAGACCTTCACCGATTCGATCTTCAACATGATGGTGGGGGTCCTTTCGCTCAGGCGGGCTGCGGCTGCAGGCCGTGCGGCGCGTGATCGGCCGCGTCGTCGTCGACGCCCAGGTAGGCCTCGACCACGCGCGGATTGGCCTGCACCTCGGCCGGCCGGCCCTCGGCGATCTTGATGCCGTAGTCGAGCACGATGACGTGGTCCGAGATCGACATCACCAGGTCCATGTGGTGCTCGACCATCAGGATCGAGACGCCGCACTTGCCGATGCGCAGCAGCAGCTCGCCGAGCTCGGCGGTCTCCTGCGGATTGAGGCCGGCGGCCGGTTCGTCGAGCAGCAGCAGCTGCGGCTCGGTGGCCAGCGCGCGCGCCAGCTCCACGCGCCGCTGCAGGCCGTAGGGCAGGCTGCCCGCGGGCCAGTGCGCGAGGTGGCCGAGGCCGACCAGGTCGAGCAGTTGCAGCGCGCGCTCGCGCGTCTCGCGTTCCTGCTTGCCGGCCGTGGGCCAGGCCACGAGCGAGGACAGGAAGCCGTTGCTCATGCGGCTGTGCCGGCCCAGCATCACGTTGTCGAGCACCGAGAGCTCGGCGAACAGCCGCAGGTTCTGGAAGGTGCGGCCCATGCCGAGGCAGCAGATGGTGTGCGCGGGCCGGCCCACGATGTTCTCGCCGAGGAAGCGGATCGCGCCGGCGTCGGGCTGGATCACGCCCGTGAGCATGTTGATCATGGTGCTCTTGCCCGCGCCGTTGGGTCCGATCAGCGCATGGATGTGGCCGCGCTGCAGGCTGAACGACACGTCCTGCGCGGGCTTCACGCCGCCATAGGACTTGGTCACGCCCTGCACCACCAGCAGCTCGCCCTCGCCGCCCGGGCCGATCTGCCCCGGCACGCCCTGGCCGCCGGCGCCCTCGCCGCGGTGGCGCGAGCGGCTGACCCACTTGTCGACCAGCCCCACCACGCCGCCGGGCATCACGTAGAGCGCGAACAGCAGCAGGAAGCCGTAGAGGAAATGCTGCGCCGAGGGCCAGCGCGCGAGCAGCGCGTCGGTCAGCGTGAGCAGCACCGCGCCCACGATCGGTCCGTACATCGAGCCCGCGCCGCCGAACAGCACCAGCAGCAGGATGAAGATCGACAGGTGGAAGGTGATGAAGTCGGAGTTGATGTACTGGTTCTGCTGCGCCACCAGCGCGCCCGCGATGCCGCAGGTGACGGCCGCGACCACGAAGGCCATGACCTTGGCGCGGTAGACGCGCACGCCCACCGACGAGGAGGCGATCTCGTCGGCCTGCAGCGACAGCAGCGCGCGGCCGAAGCGGCCCTGCAGCAGGTTGCGCAGCAGCAGGTGCAGCGCGGCGCTCAGCACGATGCCCAGCACCACCCACTGCGTGGTGTCGAGCGGCGCGCCCTTCCAGGTCAGCGGGCGGATGCCGTAGATGCCCTGCGCGCCGCCGAACACCTCGGTCCATTCGCCCACCAGCTTCTCGACCACGATGCCGAAGGCCAGCGTGACCATCGCGAGGTAGGGGCCCTTCACGCGCAGCGAGGGCAGCGCGATCAGCACGCCGCACAGGCCCGAGATCACGGCCGCGAGCAGCAGCGCGAGCCAGGGGTCCATGTCGGTGCGCGAGGTCAAGAGCGCGACGCCGTAGGCGCCGGCCGCGAACAGGCCGGCCTGGCCCAGCGACTTCTGCCCCGCATAGCCCACCAGCACGTTCATGCCGGCCGCGCACAGGTAGTAGACGCACATCATGAAGGCGATGCGCAGGTAGTAGTCGTTGCCGAACAGCGAGACGATGCCGATCAGCGCCGCGGCGACTGCGACCACGGCCAGGGGATGGACCAGGCGCTTCATACCTTCTCCACCGCGCGGCTGCCGAACAGGCCCGTGGGCCGGAAGGCCAGCACCAGGATCACGAGCGCGAACACCGCCACCTCGCGCCACTGCGCCTGCCAGAGATTGACCATCGACTCGAGCACGCCGAGCAGGAAGCCGCCGATGACGCAGCCGCGCGGATTGCTGAGGCCGCCGATCATCGCGCCCGAGAAGCCCTTGAGGCCGACGGTGAGGCCCATGAACAGCGAGGCCTGCGCGATCGGCGCGAGCAGGAAGCCCGACAGGCCCGCCAGCGCCGAGCTGACGACGAAGGCGCCGATCATCATGGCGTTGGTGTTGATGCCCATGAGGCTGGCCACGTTGCCGTTCTGCGCCACCGCGCGCATGGCCTTGCCGACCATGGTGCGGTTCATCACGCGGTCGAAGCCGAACATCACGACCACGGCCACGCCCAGGGTCAGCAGTTCCTGCGGCCGCACGCCGACGCCGAACATGCGGATCACGGTGTCGCCCACGGGCGCGGGCACCACCACCGGCTTCGGGCCCCAGATCGCGAGCCCCACGCTCTGCAGGATCACGCCGAAGCCCAGCGTGCTCATCACCCAGGCCATGCCGGGGCGGCCCGCGAACGGACGCACGCCGAGCACGTAGAGCAGCCAGCCCAAGAGGCCCATCACGCCGAGCGCCGCCAGCAGCGCGAACAGCTGCGCGCCGGCGCCGGGCACGGCGTCGCCGAAGGTGGTGGAGGCCAGCGGCTTGCCCAGGACCAGGAACAGGGCGCTCATGCCGATGAAGGCGCCGGCCGAGACGAACTCGCCGTGCGAGAAGTTCAGCGTTTTGGTGGTCGTGAACGTGATGCTGAATCCCAGTGCCACCAGCGCATAGGCACCGCCGACGGCGAGCCCGCTGATGAGCGCCTGCAGGAGCGCTTCAACCATGTGTGTATCTCCGTTGCGAGGCGAAGCCGGGCACCGCGCGGGCGCGCCGGCCTCGCTTCCTTTTTGCTCTTACTGCTTGAAGTCGGCCGGGTTCAGGCCCTGGATCAGCGCGTCGCTGTAGGGCAGCAGCTTGCCGTCCTTCCAGCGGATCCAGACCAGGTCCTTGGCGGTCAGCGCCTCGTGGTTGGTCTTGCTGAAGGGCTTCTCGTAGGTCTTGAGCACGCCCTGCACCGGGGTCTTGAGGTCTTCCAGCGCGGCGCGCACGGCGGCGCCGTCGGTGCCGTTGGCCTGCTTCATCGCCTGCGCCAGCAGCAGCACCGAGTCGTAGCCATGCAGCGCGAACGAGAACGAACCCGGCGCCTTGAGCTTGCTGCCGATGCGGTCGAAGAGCTTCTGCTGCGCGGGCGTGCGGGTCTCGCTCACGGTGCGCATGAAGATCGGCTTCTCGGCCAGCGCCTTGCCGGCCGCGTCGTAGAAGGTGATGTTGTCGGCGGCCCAGGAGGTCAGCGTCAGCGGGAAGTAGTTGATTTTCTCCATGCTGCGCACCAGCTGCGCGATCGGCGTGCCCTGCGCCCACACCACCACGGTGTCGACGTTGGCGGCCTTCATCTTCGACAGCTGCGAGGTCATGTCGGTGTCGCCGACGCCGAAGCGCTCGGTGGCCGCGATCTTGATGTCCTGCAGCTTGGCGATCTCCTCCATGTCCTTGAGGCCGCCCTGGCCGTAGCCGGTGGTCTCGGCCATCAGGCCCACCACCTTCGAGGCGGCGGTGTTCTTCTTCACGTAGGCCATCAGCGCCGCGACCTGCTCGCGGTCGACCATCGAGACGCGGAACATGTAGTTGTCGGCGCCCGCGCTCATCGGCTTGGTGATGTCGGTGCCCGAGCCCACGTTGCCCAGCACCGGGATCTTCTTCTGGTTGGCGATGTGCTTCCAGGCCATGGCGTTGCCCGAGTTGGTGGGGCCGAACACCGCCGCCACCTTCTCGTTGTCGATCAGGTCGCTCATGTTCTGGATCGACTTGGGCGGCGCCGACACGTCGTCGCGCGTGACCAGCGTGAACTTGCGGCCGAGCACGCCGCCGGCGGCGTTGAGGTCGGCGATCGCGGCTTCCATGCCGAGCACCGCGGCCTGGCCGCTCTGCGCCGAGGGCGAGGCCGAGAGGTCGCCGTTGTAGCCGAGCTTGATGTCCTGCGCCGAAGCACCGGCGGCGAATGCCGCGAGGGCGGCGGTCGCGAGCAGCGTCTTGTAGACACGGAAGATTCTCATTTTGTCTCCTGGAGGTTGACGGTCGAAAAAGCGAAAAGGCGAAGGAAGGCTCAGACCGCGAGGAAGCCGCCGTCCACCGGCAGCGTGATGCCGGTGACGTAGCGCGACATGTCGCTCGCGAGGAAGATCACCGGGCCCACGAGGTCCTCGGTCTGGCCGACGCGGCCCATCGGGATGCGCGTCATGAAGGATTCGAGGCGCTGCGGGTTCTCGCGCGTGGCGGCGGTCATCGGCGTCTCGATCACGCCGGGCGCGAGCGCGTTAACGCGCACGCCGAAGGGCGCGAGCTCCTGCGCGAGCGACTGGGTGAACATCTTGATCGCGCCCTTCGAGGGCGAGTAGCCGAGGCTCGCGCCCTGCCCCGCGTAGGCGGCGATCGAGGCGATGTTGATCACCGCGCCCCTGGTGGACTTGATCGCGCCGAGCCAGGCGTGGGTGACGTTGAAGGTGCCGTGCACGTTGACGTCGAGCGTCTTCTTCCAGTTGGCCGCGGCGTTGGGGCTGGCCGTGCCTTCGCGGATGATGATGCCGGCGTTGTTCACCAGCAGGTCGATGGCGCCGATCTCGTCGCCCACGCGCACCGCCAGCGCATGGCAGGCCTCGGGCGAGGTCACGTCGAGCACGAAGGACCAGGCCTGGCCGCCTTCGTCGCGCACCAGCTGCGCGGTCTCGCTCACGGTGGCCTCGTTCATGTCGGTGACGACGACGCGCGCGCCGGCCTGCGCCAGACCCAGCGCGAGCGCGCGGCCGTTGCCCTGGCCGGCGCCGGTGATCAGCGCGAGGCGGCCTTCGAGCAGGCGCGGCGCGACGTGGGGAGGAAAGGCCATCGGGAAGGTTCCTTCTGTGATGAATGCGTGGTTGAAGGGAAGCGGACTCAGGCGGTGCGGCGCACGGGCACGGCCTCGCGCTGCTCGACCTGCAGCGTGGCGGCGACCGTGGCGCCCTGCGCCACCTGCAGCCCCGCGACGTAGCCGAAGGTCAGCGCCGGGCCGAGCGTGATGCCGGCGCCCGGGTAGTTGCCGCCCATCACGCTGGCCGCGTCGTTGCCGACCGCGTAGAGGCCCTTGATCGGCTGGCGGTTGGCGTCGAGCACGCGGGTCTTCTCGTCGACCACCAGGCCGGCGAAGGTGCCGATGTCTCCGACCACGAGCTTGATCGCGTAGTAGGGGCCGTGCTCCAGCGGCGCGACGCAGGGGTTGGGCGTGACATTGGCGTCGCCCTGGTAGCGGTTGTAGGCCTTGCTGCCCTTGCCGAACAGCGGGTCGTCGCCGGTGCGCGCGCCGTCGTTGAATTCCTTCACCGTGGCCTCGAGCACCGCGGGCGCGATGCCGATCTGCTGCGCGAGCTCGCCGATGCTGGCGCCGTGCTTGAGGTAGCCGCTCTTCAGATGCCGGCCGATCGGCAGCGGCGCCGGTGCCACGCAGCCCAGGCCGTAGTCGCGCAGTGCCTTGTGGTCGCACAGCAGCCAGGCCGTGACCTCGGGCTCGCCGGCGCAGGCCTTGACCATCGCCTGCACGAAGTCGTGGTACGAGTTGCCCTCGTTGGCGAAGCGCTTGCCCTTGGGCGTGACCGCGATCACGCCGGGCTTGGCGCGGTCGATGAAGTGCGGCATCACGCCATTCGTGCCGTCGGGCCGCGTGGTGACCGAGGCCGGCACCCAGGCCGCGGCATGCGGGATGGTGCCGTCGACGCGGCCGCCGACCGCCTCGGCCAGCCGCAGGCCGTCGCCGGTGTTGGTCGAGGGCGAAGGCGAGTAGTGCTCCTTGCCGGTGGGCGCATGCGGGAACAGCTGCTTGCGCCGCTCCACGTCGTAGGGGAAGCCGCCGCAGGCCAGCACCACGCCGCGCTTGGCGACCACGCGCACCGATTGGCCTTCGTGCTGCACCACCGCGCCCGAGACGCCGTCGTACTCGACCACAAGCTTCTTCACGGGCGAGGAGAGCCACACGGGAATGTTCTGGTCCATCGCGGCCTTGGCGAGCCGGCCCGCGAGAGCGTTGCCGTTGGTCAGGGTCATGCCGCGGCCATGGCGCAGCACGTCGAGGAAGTGCCGGCTCAGCCGCTTGGTCACGTACCAGAACGAGGTCGGCGACTTGAAGGCCCGCATGAAGTGTTTGATCTCGGGGCCCGAGCCCAACATCATCCCGAACACCGTGAGCTCGGGCAGCGGCGGCGCGAGCTGCTTGATGCGCGGACCGAGCTCGCGGCCGTCGAAGGGGCGCGTGACCATCGAGCGCCCGCCGGGCTGGCCGCCGGGCGCCTCGGCGTGGTAGTCGGGGAACACCGGCGGCATGTCGAACTGCACGCAGGTGTTGCGCGTGAAGAAGTCGATCGCCTTCGGGCCCATCTCGAGGAAAGCGCTCACGCGCGCCGCGTCGAAGTGGGTGGTGGTCTC is from Variovorax paradoxus and encodes:
- a CDS encoding ABC transporter ATP-binding protein, with the protein product MLKIESVKVSYGAIEAVKGVSLEVRAGEVVTIIGANGAGKSTLLKSIVGLEPVAQGRVLIDGKDCTQVPPHQRVGLGVALSPEGRGVFPDQTVRENLMLGAYSRRADKAFVDNAIEREFARFPRLKERQHQPAGTLSGGEQQMLAIARALMSDPRLLLLDEPSLGLAPLIIKDIFDAIRQLRSSGLTILLVEQMAKQALGVADRAYVLETGCITLEGSGRELLDNPKVKSAYLGTH
- a CDS encoding branched-chain amino acid ABC transporter ATP-binding protein/permease — protein: MKRLVHPLAVVAVAAALIGIVSLFGNDYYLRIAFMMCVYYLCAAGMNVLVGYAGQKSLGQAGLFAAGAYGVALLTSRTDMDPWLALLLAAVISGLCGVLIALPSLRVKGPYLAMVTLAFGIVVEKLVGEWTEVFGGAQGIYGIRPLTWKGAPLDTTQWVVLGIVLSAALHLLLRNLLQGRFGRALLSLQADEIASSSVGVRVYRAKVMAFVVAAVTCGIAGALVAQQNQYINSDFITFHLSIFILLLVLFGGAGSMYGPIVGAVLLTLTDALLARWPSAQHFLYGFLLLFALYVMPGGVVGLVDKWVSRSRHRGEGAGGQGVPGQIGPGGEGELLVVQGVTKSYGGVKPAQDVSFSLQRGHIHALIGPNGAGKSTMINMLTGVIQPDAGAIRFLGENIVGRPAHTICCLGMGRTFQNLRLFAELSVLDNVMLGRHSRMSNGFLSSLVAWPTAGKQERETRERALQLLDLVGLGHLAHWPAGSLPYGLQRRVELARALATEPQLLLLDEPAAGLNPQETAELGELLLRIGKCGVSILMVEHHMDLVMSISDHVIVLDYGIKIAEGRPAEVQANPRVVEAYLGVDDDAADHAPHGLQPQPA
- a CDS encoding branched-chain amino acid ABC transporter permease, which codes for MVEALLQALISGLAVGGAYALVALGFSITFTTTKTLNFSHGEFVSAGAFIGMSALFLVLGKPLASTTFGDAVPGAGAQLFALLAALGVMGLLGWLLYVLGVRPFAGRPGMAWVMSTLGFGVILQSVGLAIWGPKPVVVPAPVGDTVIRMFGVGVRPQELLTLGVAVVVMFGFDRVMNRTMVGKAMRAVAQNGNVASLMGINTNAMMIGAFVVSSALAGLSGFLLAPIAQASLFMGLTVGLKGFSGAMIGGLSNPRGCVIGGFLLGVLESMVNLWQAQWREVAVFALVILVLAFRPTGLFGSRAVEKV
- a CDS encoding ABC transporter substrate-binding protein gives rise to the protein MRIFRVYKTLLATAALAAFAAGASAQDIKLGYNGDLSASPSAQSGQAAVLGMEAAIADLNAAGGVLGRKFTLVTRDDVSAPPKSIQNMSDLIDNEKVAAVFGPTNSGNAMAWKHIANQKKIPVLGNVGSGTDITKPMSAGADNYMFRVSMVDREQVAALMAYVKKNTAASKVVGLMAETTGYGQGGLKDMEEIAKLQDIKIAATERFGVGDTDMTSQLSKMKAANVDTVVVWAQGTPIAQLVRSMEKINYFPLTLTSWAADNITFYDAAGKALAEKPIFMRTVSETRTPAQQKLFDRIGSKLKAPGSFSFALHGYDSVLLLAQAMKQANGTDGAAVRAALEDLKTPVQGVLKTYEKPFSKTNHEALTAKDLVWIRWKDGKLLPYSDALIQGLNPADFKQ
- a CDS encoding glucose 1-dehydrogenase; amino-acid sequence: MAFPPHVAPRLLEGRLALITGAGQGNGRALALGLAQAGARVVVTDMNEATVSETAQLVRDEGGQAWSFVLDVTSPEACHALAVRVGDEIGAIDLLVNNAGIIIREGTASPNAAANWKKTLDVNVHGTFNVTHAWLGAIKSTRGAVINIASIAAYAGQGASLGYSPSKGAIKMFTQSLAQELAPFGVRVNALAPGVIETPMTAATRENPQRLESFMTRIPMGRVGQTEDLVGPVIFLASDMSRYVTGITLPVDGGFLAV
- a CDS encoding FAD-dependent oxidoreductase; amino-acid sequence: MEQNTLECDVLVVGSGASGMATAITAASQGLKVLVVEKEPRFGGTTARSGGWLWIPGTRLATEQGIHEPAGAALDYMKHETTTHFDAARVSAFLEMGPKAIDFFTRNTCVQFDMPPVFPDYHAEAPGGQPGGRSMVTRPFDGRELGPRIKQLAPPLPELTVFGMMLGSGPEIKHFMRAFKSPTSFWYVTKRLSRHFLDVLRHGRGMTLTNGNALAGRLAKAAMDQNIPVWLSSPVKKLVVEYDGVSGAVVQHEGQSVRVVAKRGVVLACGGFPYDVERRKQLFPHAPTGKEHYSPSPSTNTGDGLRLAEAVGGRVDGTIPHAAAWVPASVTTRPDGTNGVMPHFIDRAKPGVIAVTPKGKRFANEGNSYHDFVQAMVKACAGEPEVTAWLLCDHKALRDYGLGCVAPAPLPIGRHLKSGYLKHGASIGELAQQIGIAPAVLEATVKEFNDGARTGDDPLFGKGSKAYNRYQGDANVTPNPCVAPLEHGPYYAIKLVVGDIGTFAGLVVDEKTRVLDANRQPIKGLYAVGNDAASVMGGNYPGAGITLGPALTFGYVAGLQVAQGATVAATLQVEQREAVPVRRTA